A single Desulfovibrio gilichinskyi DNA region contains:
- a CDS encoding DUF5675 family protein, with protein sequence MPLVELIRVEQTDKATIGVLKVEGQVICWTLEEPWKDNQEDVSCIPAGEYEFKLEHSPSKGRKLWTIKGVPLRSYVRIHIGNTVDDTEGCPLTGSFPGKLNGKRAVLSSTQAFNKFMEAMTGWSDKARIVIKSV encoded by the coding sequence ATGCCATTAGTTGAACTTATTCGAGTGGAACAAACCGACAAGGCAACGATTGGAGTCCTTAAGGTTGAAGGTCAGGTCATATGCTGGACTCTTGAAGAGCCGTGGAAAGACAATCAAGAAGACGTTTCTTGTATTCCTGCAGGTGAGTATGAGTTTAAGTTAGAACATTCTCCAAGCAAGGGACGGAAGCTCTGGACAATTAAAGGAGTCCCGCTCCGTTCATATGTCCGTATTCATATCGGCAATACCGTTGATGATACTGAGGGATGCCCACTTACTGGATCATTTCCCGGAAAACTAAACGGTAAAAGGGCAGTACTAAGCAGCACCCAAGCCTTTAATAAGTTTATGGAGGCTATGACAGGATGGTCGGACAAGGCTCGGATAGTGATAAAATCGGTGTAG
- a CDS encoding helix-turn-helix domain-containing protein produces the protein MNTNIKLINAINLDTRLKAPHKALLHALVSFRNSNTGQCNPSVESISERAGLSKRNAFRILSDLKEVSIISYSGKPNVSTQYELYPFPNKFRDSAILSPEPYKKKGTNFTHWSDDLLKLIAEVKNSTHKKHDYKLHPMKGDLNVSEWNRKLFT, from the coding sequence GTGAATACAAATATAAAATTGATCAATGCTATCAACTTAGACACTAGGCTTAAAGCTCCGCACAAAGCTTTATTACATGCCTTAGTCTCATTCAGAAACAGCAATACGGGCCAGTGTAATCCCTCAGTAGAATCAATCTCAGAGAGAGCCGGACTTTCAAAGAGGAACGCTTTCAGGATTTTATCAGACCTTAAGGAAGTAAGTATAATTTCATACTCAGGAAAACCAAACGTCAGCACTCAGTATGAATTATATCCATTTCCAAACAAATTTCGAGATAGTGCCATTTTGTCACCTGAACCATATAAGAAGAAAGGCACTAATTTTACACACTGGTCAGACGACTTATTAAAGCTGATTGCGGAAGTTAAGAACAGCACACACAAGAAGCATGACTATAAGCTTCATCCAATGAAAGGCGACCTGAATGTCAGTGAATGGAATAGAAAGCTATTTACCTGA
- a CDS encoding terminase small subunit, whose amino-acid sequence MGRPLKYSNVEDMQVAIDAYFDDCNERKKPYTVTGLALALGFATRNGLLRYEKGEIEETDEIKAEYRHTIKKAKSLVEMQTEEELVLGKSNPIGKIFTLKNNYGWKDKTEVENTGGISVTIAAFGPAQIAGNTMPVDTQSSAVAIESVKVAGVYESDE is encoded by the coding sequence ATGGGAAGACCACTTAAGTACAGCAACGTTGAAGATATGCAGGTAGCTATTGATGCCTACTTTGACGACTGCAACGAGAGAAAGAAACCCTATACAGTTACAGGATTAGCTCTTGCTCTAGGCTTTGCCACCAGAAACGGTTTGTTGAGATATGAGAAAGGCGAGATTGAAGAGACAGACGAGATCAAAGCCGAGTATCGACACACGATCAAAAAAGCGAAGTCCCTTGTTGAGATGCAGACGGAGGAAGAGCTTGTACTTGGTAAGTCTAATCCCATTGGTAAGATATTCACATTAAAGAACAATTACGGGTGGAAAGATAAGACCGAGGTCGAGAATACAGGCGGTATATCTGTTACAATCGCAGCATTCGGGCCAGCTCAAATAGCAGGTAATACTATGCCAGTGGATACTCAGTCCAGTGCGGTTGCTATTGAAAGTGTAAAGGTGGCAGGTGTTTACGAGAGTGACGAGTAA